The Dreissena polymorpha isolate Duluth1 chromosome 2, UMN_Dpol_1.0, whole genome shotgun sequence nucleotide sequence CGGACAAACACTTTATAAATAAGGATTGTCCGCGCATAGTAATTGGTCAATTGATGAGTGTAATCGTTTTACATCATCAGTCTATGAAAAACATCCTGTATATTGATATCTCGACTCCCTTCCAAAGCCATCATAATGTGAACTGCTTTCATAATCGTTTGTATGCGTCTTTCTATTGCCAACAGAGTAACATCAGACTCGTCAACCACAAAGTTTTCATCTGTGCAGCAGCCCTCTCTTTTAACCCGCTTGAGAATCAGCATTTCAAGCTCTATTTTCGTCCCGCAGTACAATCGGAATAGCTTGTCAGGGTGAGCTACGATGCCTTGTCGTATCTTTGGAAGTCTTAGTATCACCCTAGGACCTTCATTAATCATTTCTGTAATCGTTGATATCCATGTACGCTGCTGTTCCTCCTCAAGTCCACTGGCTGCCATCAGATTTCTATCTGGAATCATGTAGTATGGCAGCTCTCGGGTTACCAACGCGACTCTAAGTGCATTCAATCCTTCAAGAAACCAGTATAACAGACTTCTTTCATGAAACAAGGACTGAGGATTATTTTCCGCTATccataatataatgttttttaatgTGTACGATGAAACTTCTTTTTTACGTGGATTTAATACATCGTTCTTcaccattttcaataaaacatacagatttatttgagttttattaagattgtttACTATTTCGATCTCCCCGGCGTTAAAACAAACtctccattcaacatgttgatattcaCTGCCTTTAAATCCAACAGGCGTGAGAAATGCTCCAAGTGATACGACGTGCTGAACGACTTCCGGTGGCGGCCAGTGGCGAGGTCTTGCGGCCCATTTTGACAGAATGTTGGGGCAGTAGTAACGTAATGCAGGTACTGCGTCAAGGTGGTAAACTCCGATCGCTGTAGCGGGTATTGACGGTCCAGCTCGGTCATGCCGCACCACGTGTAAAGCAtctttatatttatgatattttgaaAAGTTATGAACAAACATGTCACTGCTCAAGAGTGCGCGACCATATCCATCATCACACAACGCACCGTCTACGTACGGGTGAATCATTGTGCCGCGTCTTTCTAGTAGCAGCCTACAGTGTCCGGCGTAACTCATAAGGCTATATGATCTCAGCACGGTTATCTCACGAGGAAAGTTATTAGCATTAACACCATCTTCTAAACATATCACTTTATTGATTACAAACATTCTATCCATATCACTTTCAAGCCAGCGGCTCAGTCCCTCAGCCTTGCTTCCTGTAATAATCAATGTTATCGTTCCTCCTCTGCGCCGTGCAGTCCACAGCCTGCCAAACTCCCTGTAGGCGTCTATACGTGCCTGTCTTATTTCTGGCCCATATCCGAGCCAGTTTAGCACAGAGGATGTCTCTATCGAGGCATTTTTCCACTGAACCtgaaatgttttttaattaaatggaaaCATGTTATAtgtcaaaaaaatgaaatgatattGAGGGTCGtctaataaataaacaataataacaattcgATACATACAATTGGTttgaataaataaacatatatgaaaTTATAAGTGAACTGCAatttatatctaatataaaataCCAAATTTACACGCATTTGATGTAAACTACTTTACATAAGGTATGATCCCTCACTTGCACAATGACCCTTCATCTGATAACCGATGAGTCATCAATTTCAAAGCGATAAATTGTGAAAGGAGacttaaataataatatgtatattcgcAATTTCAATAATAaggtaattgatgaaaaatgggGTCTATTGATTGCCAACCATAGTCAATTAAATTAAAAGGATTAACATGAAGACACCTGAGCAAATAAACGACAACAAACGAAGAGTTTGTGTATTCCTGAAAATATAGTAGAAGCACATACTGAACTAATCTACATTGTCTGAAATAgttataacaaaacatttatctttatcagttatttaaatgcatttgaatattaattaaatgttgcTGCGTAATTAATCATGTAACTTTTAATTTGAAAACTTATTTTGGTAAAGAAAACATTTTGATACTTAAGTGGTACTCTTATGATTTTAACAATCGACAAAATTGTGACCTTAAGACGGTAGATAAgaaaattaaatgaatatatcaAAGCCAATTTCATGTCCGATAAAAAGCAATGTCTGAGTCGTCATTCTGTAGAAAGCTATGACATAATGCTCGAAGTTTTATTTGTGGTATGCTCATTATAAAAGATTAGCAGTTATTTGGTAGCAATGCATTCTATGAATCATGCGGTTAATGGTATTGCCGTGTTTAATCACATACCCTTCTTAATTATACTAACTTAAACTATTTTGGTTCAcacaatgtattattgtaatatcatAAGGAGGGACCTATTTCTGTATGTGGAAAAACTGCCTTAAATGCCCTTCTTAAAAGAAACAGACTGCACACGACAGATAATCTTACCAAGGATTGTCGGCTGGACACACTGCCCGGTTTAAGGAACCCTTCTGGTTCATCAGTTTGTGCGCCACCTTCAGCCATCTTTTAAGTGAAGCAGTGAGATCTAAGCGCTTGAAAGCCTATTGGTATATAATAGTACTAGTATGGACAAGAATGACATTGTTCAGTTCATTGTCATAAACTACTGATTTTCTAAATAATACTTGCACGTTAAGGAAGACTTATCAACTTACTTCCAACATACCATCAATGCCTTGTTATCAGCACTTAAATGTGTTGcagtattgcaaaaataatattagTTGGCCAATTTGCCttcattgcttttcaataaaagATGCACATCAGATGGCGGTCTCTCTTATTACAGATACGATTATACGAAAGATGCCTTACCTTAAACATAAAACTCTCTTTATTTTCTATGCCAGAGCATAATCTGACattgtatttttccttatatggtccGTAGCTTTTCATATCTATGCACTGAAGTTAATGACGTTACGGATTCAACAATATTTTGTCGTTAACTACATTTACCTTAGAATTGTCCCGTAATTATGTTGACGATGGCAAATCTTTGATACTCGATCAAACAACAGTTCAACAGTTCTTAAAGATCCAAATCGGTGTTAAAAATTGTAGTTAATTTTTTATTGAATGTTAAGTTATCCTGTAATGCACCGTACGGGGTGATTTAGAGGCGTTGAACTACAATTAAAATACGATTGTCGGGGCATTTCTTGCTTAGATGTGTGCTTACATGATGCATATAGTTGTATTGAATGTTTTTGCCTTTTATTTTTATAAGCTATGGTATAACATATCGAAATACATTTGAATAAAGAATATGTTGAATGATGGTATCGTTATGATTATGTTACTTTATACAATTACAGAAAAGATCATACTTTCTGCGTGACCGATCACTATATAGGGTTGTTCTCCATGGCGGAAGTTTGGAAACTGTTGTCTCGCAAATTGATTGATGTGATATTGCCGTTGACAACGAGCAACAGGTTAAATCAAGGATTTGCTGATTTTCTTCAAAATGCTCAGTATATTCAGAATAcctaataagaaaaaaaagataataagAAGAAATATTTGAGCAAATATAAAATTAGACTGTCCTTAATCACGAAATCAGCTAATTGAAACGAAGACTTTGAAACGTATATCATAACAGTTATAATAACTTTCT carries:
- the LOC127867077 gene encoding uncharacterized protein LOC127867077; the encoded protein is MAEGGAQTDEPEGFLKPGSVSSRQSLVQWKNASIETSSVLNWLGYGPEIRQARIDAYREFGRLWTARRRGGTITLIITGSKAEGLSRWLESDMDRMFVINKVICLEDGVNANNFPREITVLRSYSLMSYAGHCRLLLERRGTMIHPYVDGALCDDGYGRALLSSDMFVHNFSKYHKYKDALHVVRHDRAGPSIPATAIGVYHLDAVPALRYYCPNILSKWAARPRHWPPPEVVQHVVSLGAFLTPVGFKGSEYQHVEWRVCFNAGEIEIVNNLNKTQINLYVLLKMVKNDVLNPRKKEVSSYTLKNIILWIAENNPQSLFHERSLLYWFLEGLNALRVALVTRELPYYMIPDRNLMAASGLEEEQQRTWISTITEMINEGPRVILRLPKIRQGIVAHPDKLFRLYCGTKIELEMLILKRVKREGCCTDENFVVDESDVTLLAIERRIQTIMKAVHIMMALEGSRDINIQDVFHRLMM